The following are encoded together in the Campylobacter concisus genome:
- a CDS encoding NAD(P)-dependent oxidoreductase: MKIAIIGANGKSGANLVNEALKQGYDVTAIVRNKEYKNESVKVVYKDIFELTKADLAGFDAVISAFAAWSEETFPLHKKVAAHLVNLLEGTNTRLIVVGGAGTLFVDSKGTMVMDTPDFPAAYMGVAKATAESYFELKGSTNVLWTYVSPAGDYDANGARTGKYVLGGDDLILNSKNESYISYADLALAIIDELKNKKFIQKRFTAVGERA, translated from the coding sequence ATGAAAATAGCAATCATAGGTGCAAACGGCAAAAGCGGTGCAAATTTAGTAAATGAGGCGCTAAAACAAGGTTACGACGTCACAGCGATCGTTAGAAACAAAGAGTATAAAAACGAAAGCGTAAAGGTCGTTTATAAAGATATTTTCGAGCTTACAAAGGCTGATTTAGCAGGCTTTGACGCGGTTATTAGCGCATTTGCAGCATGGAGCGAAGAAACCTTCCCACTTCACAAAAAAGTGGCCGCCCACCTAGTAAATTTACTAGAAGGCACTAACACAAGGCTCATCGTAGTTGGCGGCGCTGGCACGTTATTTGTTGATAGCAAAGGCACTATGGTCATGGATACGCCAGACTTCCCAGCAGCATATATGGGTGTGGCAAAGGCTACGGCGGAGTCATATTTTGAGCTAAAAGGTAGCACAAATGTGCTTTGGACGTATGTAAGTCCAGCAGGCGACTACGACGCAAATGGCGCTCGCACGGGCAAATACGTGCTTGGCGGGGATGATCTCATACTAAACTCAAAAAATGAGAGCTACATAAGCTACGCAGACCTTGCGCTTGCGATCATTGACGAGCTAAAAAACAAGAAATTTATCCAAAAGCGCTTTACCGCCGTCGGAGAGAGAGCATGA
- a CDS encoding Rrf2 family transcriptional regulator, producing MQVGIKFSTAIHALLCAKFFENEKVTSEFIAGSINTNPVIVRRLLGTLKAAGLVNIVAGVGGVSLAKEPKDITLLQIFNAVNDKEKLFKIHSDSPKACPLGSKIEGLLTGHFL from the coding sequence ATGCAAGTTGGCATTAAATTTTCAACTGCAATACACGCGCTTTTATGTGCTAAATTTTTTGAAAACGAAAAGGTTACTAGCGAATTTATAGCTGGCAGCATAAACACAAACCCAGTTATCGTTAGGCGCCTGCTTGGCACTCTAAAGGCTGCAGGACTTGTGAATATTGTAGCTGGAGTTGGTGGTGTGAGTCTTGCGAAAGAGCCAAAAGATATAACCCTCCTTCAAATCTTTAACGCAGTAAATGATAAAGAAAAACTTTTTAAGATCCACTCTGACTCACCCAAAGCCTGCCCACTTGGTAGCAAGATCGAGGGACTCTTAACTGGTCACTTCCTAAA
- a CDS encoding cupin domain-containing protein codes for MKNYQVAKVANEPRVELKEALNLTGCEVSINELAANVSVPFVHAHKQNEELYIITDGDGELFIDGEVINVSKGDAVRIDPEGKRCFKAGKNGIKMICIQTKRGSLEQYTMSDGVIVDDVKPSWL; via the coding sequence ATGAAAAATTATCAGGTTGCAAAGGTCGCAAACGAGCCAAGAGTCGAGCTAAAAGAAGCTTTAAATTTAACTGGCTGTGAGGTATCTATAAATGAGCTTGCGGCAAATGTAAGCGTGCCATTTGTCCATGCGCACAAGCAAAACGAGGAGCTTTACATCATCACTGATGGCGATGGCGAGCTCTTCATCGACGGCGAAGTGATAAATGTAAGCAAAGGTGACGCGGTGCGCATAGATCCAGAGGGTAAGAGGTGCTTTAAAGCTGGCAAAAACGGCATCAAAATGATCTGCATCCAGACAAAACGCGGTAGCCTAGAGCAATACACTATGAGCGACGGCGTGATAGTTGATGACGTAAAGCCAAGCTGGCTCTAA